Proteins from a genomic interval of Ensifer canadensis:
- a CDS encoding mandelate racemase/muconate lactonizing enzyme family protein has product MARIEKIELRMVDLQPKVKRTDAIQSFVSQETPIVTITDSDGATGTGYSYTIGTGGSSVMRLLSDHLVPILIGEDADCIEAIWHKMEFATHATTIGPITALALAAVDTALWDLRARKQKLPLWKLAGGAKDSCPLYTTEGGWLHIEKEALVEDALQAKAKGFSGSKVKIGKPHGSEDYDRLSAMRKALGDGFEIMTDCNQGFTVDEAIRRAARLKELDLAWIEEPLPADDLDGHIRLTRSTPTPIAVGESMYSIRHFREYMQKGACSIVQVDVARIGGITPWLKVAHAAEAFDIPVCPHFLMELHVSLVCAVPNGKYVEYIPQLDELTTKGMEIRNGRAIAPSEAGIGIAWDWDAVKARSINEFTREFVK; this is encoded by the coding sequence ATGGCAAGGATCGAGAAAATTGAACTGCGTATGGTCGATCTGCAGCCGAAGGTGAAGCGGACCGACGCGATCCAGAGCTTCGTCAGCCAGGAAACGCCGATCGTCACGATCACCGATTCCGACGGCGCGACCGGGACGGGCTACAGCTACACGATCGGCACGGGCGGATCCTCCGTCATGCGCCTGCTGTCCGACCACCTCGTTCCGATCCTGATCGGCGAGGACGCCGATTGCATCGAAGCCATCTGGCACAAGATGGAATTTGCCACCCATGCGACGACGATCGGCCCGATAACGGCGCTGGCACTCGCTGCCGTCGACACCGCCCTTTGGGACCTGCGCGCACGGAAACAGAAGCTGCCGCTCTGGAAGCTTGCCGGTGGCGCCAAGGACAGTTGCCCGCTCTACACCACCGAAGGCGGTTGGCTGCATATCGAAAAGGAAGCCCTCGTCGAGGATGCGCTTCAGGCCAAGGCCAAGGGTTTTTCCGGCTCCAAGGTCAAGATCGGCAAGCCGCACGGCTCCGAGGACTATGATCGCCTCTCGGCGATGCGCAAAGCGCTCGGCGATGGCTTCGAGATCATGACCGACTGTAACCAGGGTTTTACCGTTGACGAGGCGATCCGCCGGGCCGCTCGGCTGAAGGAGCTGGATCTCGCCTGGATCGAGGAGCCGCTGCCGGCCGACGATCTCGACGGCCACATCCGCCTGACACGCTCGACCCCGACCCCGATCGCCGTCGGCGAATCCATGTATTCGATCCGGCATTTCCGTGAGTACATGCAGAAGGGGGCCTGCTCGATCGTCCAGGTCGACGTCGCCCGCATCGGCGGCATCACGCCTTGGTTGAAGGTCGCGCACGCTGCTGAGGCTTTCGATATTCCGGTCTGCCCGCATTTCCTGATGGAACTGCATGTCAGCCTTGTCTGCGCCGTGCCGAACGGCAAATATGTCGAATACATTCCGCAACTCGATGAACTGACGACCAAGGGCATGGAGATCCGTAACGGACGCGCCATCGCGCCATCTGAAGCCGGCATCGGCATTGCCTGGGACTGGGATGCCGTGAAAGCGCGCTCGATCAACGAGTTCACCCGGGAATTCGTGAAGTAG
- a CDS encoding ABC transporter ATP-binding protein, giving the protein MAPVTLRKLVKRYGALEVVHGIDLEVKDREFIALVGPSGCGKSTTLRMIAGLEDVSGGAIEIGGRKVNDLPPRARNISMVFQSYALYPHMTVAENMGFSLKIAGRSTDDIKARVDEAATILDLGHLLERRPSQLSGGQRQRVAMGRAIVRQPDVFLFDEPLSNLDAKLRTQVRTEIKKLHARMQATMIYVTHDQVEAMTLSDRIVIMRDGHIEQVGTPEEVFQKPATKFVAGFIGSPPMNMDEAVVDHGQLVFATGVRLPIPPRFVGALRAGQKVTFGLRPDDIYPTGHGLHAGDAAAVHEVELPVTITEPLGNETLVFIQFNGRDWVSRMLNPRPLRSGESVRMSFDLSRAHLFDIETGKALEG; this is encoded by the coding sequence ATGGCTCCTGTCACCCTCAGGAAACTGGTCAAACGCTATGGCGCGCTCGAAGTCGTTCACGGCATCGATCTCGAGGTGAAGGACCGCGAGTTCATCGCCCTGGTCGGCCCGTCCGGTTGCGGCAAATCGACGACGCTGCGCATGATCGCCGGCCTCGAAGATGTCAGCGGCGGAGCCATCGAGATCGGTGGCCGCAAGGTCAACGACCTGCCGCCGCGCGCCCGCAACATCTCGATGGTCTTCCAGTCCTACGCGCTCTATCCGCATATGACGGTCGCCGAGAACATGGGTTTCTCGCTGAAGATCGCCGGCCGCTCCACTGACGACATCAAGGCGCGCGTCGATGAGGCTGCGACCATTCTCGATCTCGGCCATCTGCTGGAGCGTCGCCCGTCGCAACTTTCCGGCGGTCAGCGCCAGCGCGTGGCGATGGGCCGCGCGATCGTGCGCCAGCCCGACGTCTTCCTGTTCGACGAGCCGCTGTCCAACCTCGACGCCAAGCTGCGCACCCAGGTGCGCACCGAAATCAAGAAGCTGCATGCCCGCATGCAGGCGACGATGATCTATGTGACGCATGACCAGGTCGAGGCGATGACGCTTTCCGATCGTATCGTCATCATGCGCGATGGCCATATCGAGCAGGTCGGGACGCCGGAGGAAGTGTTCCAGAAGCCCGCGACGAAGTTTGTTGCCGGCTTCATCGGCTCGCCGCCGATGAACATGGACGAGGCCGTGGTCGACCATGGCCAGTTGGTGTTTGCGACCGGCGTCCGTCTGCCCATCCCGCCGCGGTTTGTCGGCGCGCTCCGCGCCGGCCAGAAGGTCACATTCGGCCTGCGCCCCGATGATATCTACCCCACGGGCCACGGCCTCCATGCCGGCGATGCCGCTGCCGTGCACGAGGTTGAGCTGCCCGTCACCATCACCGAGCCGCTCGGCAACGAGACGCTGGTGTTCATCCAATTCAATGGCCGCGACTGGGTTTCGCGCATGCTCAATCCGCGTCCGCTTCGCTCAGGCGAAAGCGTGCGCATGAGCTTCGATCTCTCGCGCGCCCATCTCTTCGACATCGAGACAGGAAAGGCTCTGGAAGGCTGA
- a CDS encoding carbohydrate ABC transporter permease, whose product MDINSSHRLRRRLLKTAHLIGLFLAMAVICLPGLWIVLSSLRPTVEIMAKPPVWIPESISLDAYRAMFAGAGQGGVPVWDYFRNSLIISVTSTVIALAIGMAGGYAFARYRFKAKSAIFLGFMLTRAVPGIALSLPLFMIYARTGIIDTHFSLILTYVALNVPFTIWLIDGFFRQVPKDLAEAAQIDGCTPWQAFWQVEFPLAGPGIASAGIFAFLTSWNEYALASQITRSVNSKTLPVGLLDYTAEFTIDWRGMCALAVVMIVPALTLTFIIQKHLVSGLTFGAVKG is encoded by the coding sequence ATGGATATCAATTCGTCACATCGCCTGCGCCGGCGCCTCCTGAAGACGGCGCATCTGATCGGGCTGTTTCTCGCAATGGCCGTGATCTGCCTGCCGGGCCTCTGGATCGTGCTGTCGTCGTTGCGCCCGACCGTCGAGATCATGGCAAAGCCGCCGGTCTGGATCCCGGAAAGCATTTCGCTGGATGCCTACCGCGCCATGTTCGCCGGCGCCGGGCAGGGCGGGGTTCCCGTCTGGGACTACTTCCGCAACTCTCTCATCATCTCCGTCACGTCGACGGTGATCGCTCTGGCGATCGGCATGGCCGGTGGTTATGCCTTTGCCCGTTACCGCTTCAAGGCAAAGTCGGCGATTTTCCTCGGCTTCATGCTGACGCGCGCCGTTCCCGGCATCGCGTTGTCCCTCCCGCTCTTCATGATCTATGCCCGCACCGGCATCATCGACACGCATTTCTCGCTGATCCTGACCTATGTCGCGCTGAACGTGCCCTTCACTATCTGGCTGATCGACGGCTTCTTCCGTCAGGTACCGAAGGATCTGGCGGAAGCCGCCCAGATCGACGGCTGCACACCCTGGCAGGCATTCTGGCAGGTGGAGTTTCCGCTTGCTGGCCCCGGCATTGCCTCCGCGGGCATCTTCGCCTTCCTCACGTCCTGGAATGAATATGCTCTGGCCTCGCAGATCACCCGCTCGGTCAACTCGAAAACTCTGCCCGTCGGCCTGCTCGACTACACCGCCGAGTTCACGATCGACTGGCGCGGTATGTGCGCGCTCGCCGTGGTCATGATCGTCCCGGCGCTCACGCTCACCTTCATCATTCAAAAGCACCTCGTTTCGGGCCTCACCTTCGGCGCGGTGAAAGGATAA
- a CDS encoding carbohydrate ABC transporter permease — MKLKKLSAPVLLLLPAFVVLAAVIVVPLLFSFYSSFTPFRLTKPESLWIFVGLRNYITVLSNWDFWVAFGRTVLLLTVALNTEMLLGLGLALLVNKATHGQRLLRTIMMFPMMFSPVLVGFQFKFMFNDNIGFVNNALQSLGLTDRAIPWLIDGNLALISIIIAEVWSSTAVFAILILAGLLAMPKDPVEAAHVDGCTPWQTFRYVTWPYLMPFAFIAMTIRSLDVARAYDIVKIMTDGGPAKRTELLWTLIGRTAYADARMGMANAMAYVAILLSIVFTVYFFRKLAAARQQIGAEW; from the coding sequence ATGAAGCTCAAGAAACTGTCCGCACCGGTCCTTCTGCTACTACCGGCCTTTGTCGTGCTGGCAGCGGTCATCGTGGTGCCGTTGCTCTTCTCCTTCTATTCGAGCTTCACGCCGTTCCGGCTGACCAAGCCTGAATCGCTCTGGATCTTCGTCGGTCTGCGCAACTACATCACCGTGCTGAGCAACTGGGATTTCTGGGTCGCTTTCGGCCGCACCGTCCTTCTGCTCACCGTCGCACTGAACACGGAGATGCTGCTTGGCCTCGGCCTCGCGCTCCTTGTCAACAAGGCCACCCACGGCCAGCGGCTGCTGCGCACCATCATGATGTTCCCGATGATGTTTTCACCGGTGCTCGTCGGCTTCCAGTTCAAATTCATGTTCAACGACAACATCGGTTTCGTGAACAATGCGCTGCAGTCGCTCGGGCTGACGGACCGCGCCATCCCCTGGCTGATTGACGGCAACCTCGCGCTGATCTCGATCATCATTGCCGAGGTCTGGTCGTCGACCGCGGTCTTCGCGATCCTCATTCTTGCCGGTCTTCTGGCGATGCCGAAGGACCCGGTCGAGGCGGCGCATGTCGATGGCTGCACGCCATGGCAGACATTCCGCTACGTCACCTGGCCCTATCTCATGCCTTTTGCCTTCATCGCCATGACGATCCGCTCGCTCGACGTCGCCCGCGCCTATGACATCGTGAAGATCATGACCGATGGCGGCCCGGCCAAGCGCACCGAGCTTCTGTGGACCCTGATCGGCCGCACGGCCTACGCCGACGCCCGCATGGGGATGGCCAACGCCATGGCCTATGTCGCCATCCTGCTGTCGATCGTCTTCACCGTCTATTTCTTCCGCAAGCTCGCCGCCGCGCGCCAGCAGATCGGAGCCGAGTGGTAA
- a CDS encoding ABC transporter substrate-binding protein, with translation MNRLLSGVSAGVIMLACAVGAASAAELPGKFEGVTIDAKLIGGQQYEKLYERIAEWEKATGAKVNILSKKNHFELDKEIKSDIATGGISWCVGSNHSSFAPQYPDIYTDLLALLPPEEIAKFVPAVIDASTLGGKLVMLPRAQFDVSALYYQKSLYQDDAKKAAFKEKYGYDLTPPDTWAQVSDQAEFFAAPPNFYGTQFAGKEEAINGRFYEMLVAEGGEYLDKDGRPAFNSEAGIRALDWFVKLYKDKAVPPGTTNYLWDDLGQGFASGSIAVNLDWPGWASFFNDPKSSKVAGNVGVKVQPAGSSGKRTGWSGHHGFSVTEDCANKEAAASLVWWLTNEDSQKLESATGPLPTRTAVWEYNIKAAEGDAYKTEVLQAFQEAAKHAFPVPQTAEWIEISNAVYPELQAAILGDKTSKEALDTAAEKATGILEDAGKL, from the coding sequence ATGAACAGGCTGCTTTCCGGCGTCTCGGCCGGAGTCATCATGCTTGCCTGCGCAGTGGGAGCGGCCAGCGCCGCGGAACTGCCCGGCAAGTTCGAAGGCGTCACCATCGACGCCAAGCTGATCGGCGGACAGCAATACGAAAAGCTCTATGAGCGCATCGCCGAATGGGAGAAGGCGACCGGCGCCAAGGTCAATATCCTGTCGAAGAAGAATCACTTCGAACTCGACAAGGAGATCAAGTCGGATATCGCCACGGGCGGTATCAGCTGGTGCGTCGGTTCCAACCACTCTTCCTTCGCCCCGCAATACCCCGACATCTATACCGATCTCCTGGCACTGCTTCCGCCGGAAGAAATCGCAAAGTTCGTGCCGGCTGTCATCGACGCCTCGACGCTCGGCGGCAAGCTCGTCATGCTTCCACGCGCGCAGTTCGACGTGTCGGCGCTCTACTATCAAAAGAGCCTCTACCAGGACGATGCCAAGAAGGCCGCCTTCAAGGAAAAATACGGCTACGACCTCACGCCGCCGGATACCTGGGCGCAGGTCAGCGACCAGGCAGAATTCTTCGCGGCCCCGCCGAACTTCTACGGTACGCAGTTTGCCGGCAAGGAAGAGGCCATCAATGGCCGCTTCTATGAAATGCTGGTCGCCGAAGGTGGCGAATACCTCGACAAGGATGGACGTCCGGCCTTCAATTCCGAAGCCGGCATCCGGGCGCTCGACTGGTTCGTCAAGCTCTACAAGGACAAGGCCGTTCCTCCGGGCACGACCAACTACCTCTGGGACGATCTCGGCCAGGGCTTTGCTTCCGGCTCGATCGCCGTCAATCTCGATTGGCCTGGCTGGGCGAGCTTCTTCAACGATCCGAAGTCGTCGAAGGTTGCCGGCAATGTCGGCGTCAAGGTTCAGCCGGCAGGTTCCTCGGGCAAGCGCACGGGCTGGTCCGGGCACCACGGCTTCTCGGTCACCGAGGACTGCGCCAACAAGGAAGCGGCAGCTTCGCTCGTCTGGTGGCTGACCAACGAGGATAGCCAGAAGCTGGAATCGGCGACCGGTCCGCTGCCGACGCGCACCGCCGTCTGGGAATACAACATCAAGGCCGCCGAGGGCGATGCCTACAAGACTGAGGTGTTGCAGGCTTTCCAGGAAGCGGCAAAGCATGCATTCCCGGTTCCGCAGACTGCAGAATGGATCGAAATCTCCAACGCCGTCTATCCTGAACTCCAGGCCGCCATCCTCGGCGACAAGACGTCGAAGGAAGCGCTCGACACTGCCGCCGAAAAGGCGACCGGCATCCTGGAAGACGCAGGAAAGCTCTGA
- a CDS encoding IclR family transcriptional regulator — protein MDTEESDRYRAPALDKGLDILELLASVDGGLTQAEISKRLNRSPNEFYRMLDRLVRRGYVTRIDGDRYSLTLKLFGLAQLHAPVRRLASYATPLMRDLAQRSKQANQLAVFDRGSAVVIAQQEAPDYWGISIRVGSHISLFDTGSGHILLAFRTPEEREMMIAEHARSKDEILLGPEFYARLDQIRERGYEMMASAQTAGVYNLSAPILGPDGRGIAALTIPYIALVNAPSAPDITETISLLRSAATQLSVLAGSDVAQSSE, from the coding sequence ATGGACACCGAAGAGTCCGATCGCTACCGCGCCCCCGCGCTGGACAAGGGACTTGATATTCTCGAACTGCTGGCGAGCGTCGATGGAGGCCTGACGCAGGCGGAAATATCGAAAAGGCTCAATCGGAGCCCGAACGAATTCTACCGGATGCTCGACCGGCTCGTGCGCCGCGGCTACGTCACGCGAATCGATGGCGATCGCTATTCCCTGACGTTGAAGCTTTTCGGCCTGGCCCAGCTTCACGCACCGGTGCGGCGGCTGGCCTCCTATGCGACGCCACTGATGCGCGATCTTGCCCAGCGGTCGAAGCAGGCCAACCAGTTGGCCGTGTTCGATCGCGGCTCGGCCGTGGTCATCGCCCAGCAGGAAGCGCCTGATTACTGGGGTATCTCAATCAGGGTCGGCTCGCACATCAGCCTGTTCGATACTGGCTCCGGTCACATCCTGCTCGCCTTCCGCACGCCGGAGGAGCGGGAAATGATGATCGCCGAGCACGCGCGCAGCAAGGACGAGATCTTGCTTGGTCCGGAATTCTATGCCCGGCTCGACCAGATCCGCGAGCGTGGCTACGAAATGATGGCAAGCGCCCAGACGGCCGGCGTCTACAACCTCTCGGCGCCCATTCTCGGGCCTGACGGCCGTGGCATCGCGGCATTGACCATTCCCTATATTGCGCTGGTCAATGCGCCATCTGCGCCTGATATCACCGAGACGATCTCGCTCCTGCGCAGCGCGGCAACACAGCTTTCGGTGCTCGCGGGATCGGATGTGGCGCAATCGTCGGAATGA
- a CDS encoding amidohydrolase family protein encodes MIVDTHLHLINKSALTYPWLTGVPALDRDFLYSTYEAEARRVGIETALHMEVDVDPGEMELETSEVRQLSQKAGSLLKGAIVACRPEEDGFAAYLERQQGDRLVKGFRRVLHVVPDDLSEGSLFRENIKLLGGSRFTFDLCVLPHQIPKAIALADLVPDLQFVLDHCGVPDIRNGAEHPWRDHMREIAKRPNVVAKISGVVAYADESWNVETLRPYVEHTIATLGWDRVVWGSDWPVCTLGANLSTWVATTHALLEHCSPDERTKLLSANARRIWNLA; translated from the coding sequence GTGATCGTTGATACCCATCTGCATCTCATCAACAAGTCCGCGTTGACCTATCCCTGGCTGACGGGCGTCCCGGCGCTGGATCGGGATTTCCTCTATTCGACCTATGAGGCGGAGGCCCGGCGTGTCGGCATCGAGACGGCGTTGCACATGGAAGTTGACGTCGATCCCGGCGAAATGGAGCTGGAGACCTCAGAGGTTCGACAGCTCTCGCAAAAAGCGGGCAGTCTGCTCAAGGGGGCAATTGTCGCATGCCGCCCGGAAGAGGACGGCTTTGCCGCCTATCTCGAACGGCAGCAGGGGGACCGCCTCGTCAAGGGGTTTCGCCGTGTCCTGCATGTGGTCCCGGACGATCTGTCGGAAGGTTCCCTCTTCCGCGAGAACATCAAGCTGCTTGGCGGTAGCCGGTTTACCTTCGATCTCTGCGTCCTGCCGCACCAGATCCCCAAAGCGATTGCCCTTGCCGATCTCGTGCCCGATCTGCAGTTCGTGCTCGACCATTGCGGCGTTCCCGATATCCGCAACGGCGCCGAACATCCCTGGCGTGACCATATGCGCGAGATCGCAAAGCGGCCGAACGTGGTTGCCAAGATATCCGGCGTCGTCGCCTATGCGGATGAAAGCTGGAATGTCGAGACGCTACGACCTTACGTCGAGCATACGATCGCTACTCTCGGCTGGGACCGCGTCGTCTGGGGCAGCGATTGGCCCGTCTGCACGCTCGGCGCCAACCTTTCAACCTGGGTTGCGACCACTCACGCGTTGCTGGAGCACTGCAGTCCGGACGAGCGGACAAAGCTGCTGTCGGCAAACGCACGTCGAATCTGGAATCTCGCGTAA
- a CDS encoding ABC transporter substrate-binding protein produces MTVTLKGMTWSHPRGYDPMVACSRLWQEKTGVAIHWEKRSLQDFETYPVEELAKAYDLIVIDHPHVGQITNEGCLAPLDVAGREAERSVLAAGSVGQSYPSYSWNGRQWAFPIDAAAQVQAWRPDLGERVSSWSGMLDLARKGAVLLPLRPPHSLMSFYTLCGNLGHPCAVSGQADLVDRDGGVAAFEMLSELVSLIDPACFAMDPIAVLEAMSAPEAKAACAPLIYGYVSYSVAGFRPSLIRFGDIPVAGQHGPSGSALGGTGIAVSGFSSSIDAATDFAYWVASGAVQRQAYAFGGGQPGHGDAWDDDAVNAATSNFYRATRATLETAWVRPRHDGYMPFQQAASDRINDGLLRKEKARQVVDDLNRLFTESFAAA; encoded by the coding sequence ATGACCGTCACCCTCAAGGGCATGACGTGGAGCCATCCACGCGGTTACGACCCCATGGTGGCGTGTTCGAGACTCTGGCAGGAAAAGACCGGGGTTGCCATCCATTGGGAGAAGCGCTCGCTGCAGGATTTCGAGACCTATCCGGTCGAGGAGCTCGCCAAGGCATACGATCTGATCGTTATCGATCACCCGCATGTCGGGCAGATCACCAATGAAGGGTGCCTTGCGCCTCTTGATGTGGCCGGTCGAGAAGCGGAACGTTCCGTGCTTGCAGCCGGGTCGGTCGGGCAATCCTATCCGAGTTACAGCTGGAACGGGCGCCAATGGGCCTTTCCGATCGATGCCGCGGCACAGGTCCAGGCCTGGCGCCCTGATCTCGGAGAGCGTGTTTCGAGCTGGTCCGGCATGTTGGACCTCGCGCGCAAGGGTGCGGTGCTGCTGCCGCTGCGACCGCCGCATTCGCTGATGAGCTTCTACACGCTCTGCGGCAATCTCGGTCACCCCTGCGCAGTGAGCGGACAAGCGGACCTGGTGGACCGTGACGGAGGCGTTGCCGCCTTCGAGATGCTCTCCGAGCTTGTATCGCTGATCGACCCCGCCTGCTTCGCGATGGATCCGATCGCGGTGCTGGAGGCGATGTCGGCCCCGGAGGCAAAAGCCGCCTGCGCGCCGTTAATCTACGGCTACGTCAGCTACTCGGTTGCCGGTTTCCGGCCGTCGCTCATCCGGTTTGGCGACATTCCGGTCGCCGGCCAGCATGGCCCAAGCGGTTCGGCGCTTGGCGGAACGGGCATTGCCGTCTCCGGCTTCTCGTCGTCCATCGACGCCGCGACCGACTTTGCCTATTGGGTTGCAAGCGGTGCGGTCCAGCGCCAGGCCTACGCCTTTGGCGGCGGACAGCCGGGACACGGCGACGCCTGGGACGACGATGCGGTGAACGCGGCGACATCAAACTTTTATCGCGCGACCCGTGCGACGCTCGAAACCGCCTGGGTGCGTCCCCGACACGATGGTTACATGCCGTTCCAGCAGGCGGCCTCGGATCGCATCAATGACGGGCTATTGCGCAAGGAGAAGGCGCGACAGGTCGTTGACGATCTCAACCGGCTTTTCACCGAAAGCTTCGCGGCGGCGTAA
- a CDS encoding CaiB/BaiF CoA transferase family protein: MHEENELPLAGLVVVDMSQFLSGPYCSLRLMDLGARVIKIERPDGGDLSRRLYLSDTEIGGDSTIFHAINRAKESLAIDLKDESDVAALKALLAKADVLIQNFRPGVIQRLGLDYEAVRAINPRIVYASISGYGEEGPWVKRPGQDLLAQARSGVMWLNGDEAQGPVPFGLAIGDMLAGAAAAQGILAGLVRRGISGKGSLIETSLLEALVDFQFEVLTTHLNDGRRLPKRSDFRSAHAYLSAPYGVYPAKDGYLAIAMTPISKLADLLEMPQLAPYCDDPSSWFSARDEIKALIAERIGENTVDHWLAVLEPADIWCARVLNWNELLESDGFRTLDMLQTVNREDDVSILTTRSPLRVNGRRAQVDRAAPRIGEHSASIRKEFGL, from the coding sequence ATGCACGAGGAAAACGAACTGCCTTTGGCCGGCCTTGTCGTCGTCGACATGAGCCAGTTTCTCTCCGGTCCCTATTGCTCTCTACGGCTGATGGACCTGGGCGCGCGCGTCATCAAGATCGAGCGCCCGGATGGCGGCGATCTATCGCGCCGCCTCTATCTCAGCGACACCGAGATCGGTGGCGATTCCACCATCTTCCACGCGATCAATCGCGCCAAGGAAAGTCTGGCAATCGACCTCAAGGACGAATCCGATGTGGCGGCGCTGAAGGCGCTGCTCGCCAAGGCCGACGTCCTGATCCAGAACTTCCGACCCGGCGTCATTCAACGGCTGGGCCTCGACTACGAGGCCGTTCGGGCGATCAACCCGCGCATCGTCTACGCTTCGATCAGCGGTTATGGGGAGGAGGGTCCCTGGGTCAAGCGGCCCGGTCAGGACCTGCTGGCGCAGGCACGTTCCGGCGTCATGTGGCTGAATGGCGACGAAGCACAAGGGCCGGTCCCCTTCGGTCTTGCCATTGGCGATATGCTTGCCGGCGCTGCAGCCGCCCAGGGCATTCTTGCCGGCCTCGTCCGCCGCGGCATCTCCGGCAAGGGCAGCCTGATTGAAACCAGCCTGCTCGAAGCACTGGTCGACTTCCAGTTCGAGGTGCTGACGACCCATCTCAACGACGGCAGGCGGCTGCCGAAGCGCTCGGATTTCCGCAGCGCACACGCCTATCTGTCGGCGCCCTACGGGGTCTACCCCGCCAAGGACGGCTACCTCGCCATCGCGATGACGCCGATCTCGAAACTTGCCGACCTCCTGGAGATGCCGCAGCTCGCACCCTATTGCGACGACCCGTCTTCGTGGTTTTCCGCAAGAGACGAGATCAAGGCCCTGATCGCCGAGCGCATCGGCGAAAACACGGTGGACCATTGGCTGGCCGTGCTCGAGCCGGCCGACATCTGGTGCGCTCGCGTGCTCAACTGGAACGAACTGCTGGAAAGCGACGGCTTCCGCACCCTTGACATGCTGCAGACGGTCAACCGCGAAGACGACGTGTCAATCCTGACCACGCGTTCGCCGCTGCGGGTCAACGGTCGGCGCGCCCAGGTCGATCGCGCTGCCCCGAGAATCGGCGAACACAGTGCATCGATCCGCAAGGAGTTCGGCCTATGA
- a CDS encoding MaoC family dehydratase — protein MNEFSPTVGVSTTRPTDMPEDHAALPVWNAENWFYENWPVGQRIRSLRRTISESDSHLFNTLVVDIHPYVQDQMFAEREGIFGRRLVAGAFVFSAGLGLVATNCVNAFSYGYDKLRFIKPVFLGDTIYTIRTNMDKTPRYKELGLIRASYQVFKNEGELVLYCEHLQTVKYNNPADFVGKTEK, from the coding sequence ATGAATGAATTCTCGCCAACCGTTGGCGTGTCTACGACACGCCCCACCGACATGCCGGAGGATCACGCTGCCCTTCCGGTGTGGAATGCCGAAAACTGGTTTTACGAGAACTGGCCGGTCGGCCAGCGCATCCGCTCGTTGCGCCGGACGATCTCCGAGAGCGACAGCCACCTGTTCAACACGCTGGTCGTCGACATCCACCCTTATGTCCAGGATCAGATGTTCGCGGAACGGGAAGGCATCTTCGGCCGCCGACTGGTGGCTGGCGCCTTCGTTTTTTCGGCCGGCCTCGGCCTCGTCGCCACCAACTGCGTCAACGCTTTCTCCTACGGCTATGACAAGCTGCGCTTCATCAAGCCGGTCTTTCTGGGCGACACGATCTACACGATCCGCACCAACATGGACAAAACACCGCGCTACAAGGAGCTGGGTCTGATCCGGGCCAGTTATCAGGTCTTCAAGAACGAGGGTGAGCTGGTGCTCTACTGCGAGCATCTGCAGACGGTGAAGTACAACAATCCGGCTGACTTCGTCGGCAAGACAGAGAAATAA
- a CDS encoding MgtC/SapB family protein: MEQIVADMFPPSQIPYPVIFARILGALLMGSIIGFEREAKARPAGLKTHMLVCLAACTFAVISLESVSMKGFIDERVRIDPLRVVEAVTAGVAFLAAGTIVLSRGQVQGLTTGGSLWLAGAIGLALGFGHWIIAAFATGSAFLVLSVVGRLEAVVEEEEQPGPQPQASKPRDEKVSRIRKTTR, encoded by the coding sequence ATGGAGCAAATCGTAGCAGACATGTTTCCGCCGTCGCAGATTCCCTATCCGGTCATCTTCGCGCGCATTCTCGGAGCCCTGCTGATGGGCTCGATCATCGGCTTCGAGCGTGAAGCCAAAGCCCGCCCGGCCGGTCTCAAGACGCACATGCTCGTCTGCCTCGCCGCCTGCACCTTTGCAGTCATCTCGCTTGAAAGCGTCTCTATGAAGGGCTTCATAGACGAGCGGGTCCGGATCGATCCCTTGCGCGTCGTTGAGGCGGTCACCGCGGGCGTCGCCTTTCTTGCGGCGGGCACCATCGTACTGTCGCGCGGACAGGTCCAGGGCCTGACGACCGGCGGTAGTCTGTGGTTGGCGGGCGCCATTGGCCTCGCTCTCGGCTTCGGCCACTGGATCATCGCTGCCTTTGCGACAGGATCCGCCTTTCTTGTTCTTTCCGTCGTCGGCAGGCTCGAAGCGGTAGTTGAGGAGGAAGAGCAACCCGGCCCTCAACCGCAGGCATCCAAGCCTCGCGACGAGAAGGTGAGCCGCATCCGCAAGACCACCCGATAG